From a single Rhodococcus jostii RHA1 genomic region:
- a CDS encoding ABC transporter permease: MLLLEAATRTGWIDRNQMVAPSEILAHVAAIIPSTHFVTDLTRTSVTILAAFALGVLGGVPLGVLLWRVRVVGRVLEPFIVTGYAMPTLLFYPILVAVLGLNAGPIIVIASTMALIPIALTTMVALGDVKPVLHKLARSVDASRRQQYFKVLFPAATPLIFPGIKLGFIYAVIGTIAMEFILASKGLGFRAGFMYRELYVADMWAYIAIVVVFSIAVNSALGLAERAIRRDML, translated from the coding sequence GTGTTGTTGCTCGAGGCGGCAACGCGAACCGGCTGGATCGACCGCAATCAGATGGTCGCGCCGTCCGAGATACTCGCCCACGTCGCGGCAATCATCCCGAGCACCCACTTCGTCACCGATCTGACGCGGACGAGCGTGACCATACTGGCGGCGTTCGCACTGGGCGTGCTCGGCGGGGTGCCCCTGGGGGTATTGCTCTGGAGGGTCCGGGTCGTCGGCCGAGTCCTCGAGCCATTCATCGTCACCGGGTACGCGATGCCGACATTGCTGTTCTACCCGATTCTGGTCGCGGTGCTCGGACTCAACGCGGGACCAATCATCGTCATCGCGAGCACGATGGCCCTCATTCCAATAGCGCTGACCACGATGGTGGCGCTCGGAGACGTCAAACCGGTGCTGCACAAGCTGGCGCGATCGGTCGATGCCTCGCGCCGGCAGCAATATTTCAAGGTGCTGTTCCCGGCCGCCACGCCGCTCATTTTTCCCGGGATCAAGCTCGGATTCATCTATGCAGTCATCGGCACCATCGCGATGGAGTTCATTCTGGCCTCGAAAGGCCTGGGGTTTCGTGCGGGCTTTATGTACCGCGAACTCTACGTCGCGGACATGTGGGCCTACATTGCCATTGTCGTGGTCTTCAGCATCGCAGTGAACAGTGCACTCGGCCTGGCTGAACGAGCCATTCGAAGGGACATGTTGTGA